From Sporosarcina sp. Te-1, the proteins below share one genomic window:
- a CDS encoding ABC transporter ATP-binding protein, which produces MSDILLRVNDLCVSFTTRNEEFEAVRGVSFELKKGEVLGIVGESGSGKSVTARSIMRLLPSPPSYLKRGIIEFQGQDLSLKTEKEMEAIRGKEIGMIFQDPMTSLNPTIRIGKQISESLIKHAGISKGEAKQEAIKLLSRVGIKNSETRYHQYPHEFSGGMRQRVMIAIALACKPSLLIADEPTTALDVTIQAQILELMKDMKKQLDTSIILITHDLGVVAGMCDRVVVMKEGKIVESGKTIDIFENPQHAYTKKLLNALPRLDKKKKPKRPPHVKTGVDSTMPLLQVNSLSKHFENGNGVLTKAVDDISFHILPGETLGLVGESGSGKSTTGRSILRLSEPSAGEILYQGIAVDRLTLKEMKMMRRHMQIIFQDPYSSLNPRFKVADIIGQALDIHKLSKSKTERRERVEELLELVGLEPSHAMRYPHEFSGGQRQRIGIARALAVEPDFIVCDEPLSALDVSIQTQIVELLEDLQYRLGLSYLFIAHDLSMVKHISDRVAVMYAGKIVELAESEELYNNPLHPYTKSLLSAIPIPDPRVEANKQRWREEDRVSTDRYHVRNSKLVEVTAGHWVAQVAE; this is translated from the coding sequence TTGTCAGATATACTGTTGCGAGTAAATGATCTATGCGTTTCATTCACAACTAGAAATGAGGAATTCGAAGCAGTTCGCGGAGTTAGTTTTGAGTTAAAGAAGGGAGAGGTCTTAGGCATAGTAGGTGAATCAGGAAGCGGAAAAAGTGTTACCGCACGTTCTATCATGAGACTTCTCCCTTCGCCCCCTTCCTATCTAAAGAGAGGCATCATTGAATTTCAGGGGCAGGATCTATCATTGAAAACAGAAAAAGAGATGGAAGCCATACGAGGAAAAGAAATTGGAATGATCTTTCAGGATCCAATGACATCTTTAAATCCGACCATTCGAATCGGCAAGCAGATATCCGAGAGTCTGATCAAGCATGCGGGAATTTCGAAGGGAGAAGCAAAGCAAGAAGCGATAAAACTATTATCACGTGTTGGCATTAAAAACAGTGAAACGCGGTATCATCAATATCCACATGAATTTTCGGGCGGCATGCGCCAGCGAGTCATGATTGCAATTGCTTTGGCATGCAAACCCTCCCTATTAATTGCGGATGAACCGACAACAGCCCTGGATGTCACGATTCAGGCTCAAATACTAGAATTAATGAAAGACATGAAAAAACAGTTGGATACATCCATTATTCTCATCACCCACGACTTAGGTGTTGTGGCAGGGATGTGCGACCGAGTGGTAGTCATGAAAGAAGGCAAAATTGTTGAGTCGGGAAAAACGATCGACATATTTGAAAACCCACAGCATGCCTACACGAAAAAACTGCTAAACGCATTACCTCGCCTCGATAAAAAGAAGAAACCAAAACGGCCTCCCCACGTAAAGACGGGAGTCGATTCGACGATGCCACTTCTTCAGGTCAATTCGTTAAGCAAACACTTCGAAAACGGCAATGGTGTTTTAACAAAAGCGGTGGATGATATTAGCTTTCACATTCTTCCGGGCGAAACGCTGGGACTTGTCGGCGAATCCGGTTCCGGCAAATCAACGACCGGCCGTTCTATTTTACGGCTCAGTGAACCGTCAGCGGGAGAGATCTTATACCAAGGAATCGCAGTGGATCGATTGACTCTAAAAGAGATGAAAATGATGCGCCGCCACATGCAGATAATTTTTCAAGATCCGTATTCGTCCTTGAATCCCCGTTTCAAAGTAGCAGATATCATCGGCCAGGCACTTGATATTCATAAGTTAAGCAAGTCAAAAACGGAACGCCGCGAGAGGGTGGAAGAACTTCTGGAATTGGTCGGTCTGGAGCCGTCACATGCCATGCGGTATCCCCATGAATTCTCGGGCGGCCAACGACAGCGAATCGGAATCGCGCGCGCATTAGCAGTCGAACCCGATTTCATTGTCTGTGATGAACCGTTGTCTGCACTCGACGTTTCCATCCAAACGCAGATCGTCGAACTGTTAGAAGACCTTCAATACCGACTCGGCCTGTCCTATCTATTCATTGCACATGACTTGTCCATGGTAAAGCATATCAGCGACCGGGTGGCTGTCATGTACGCAGGAAAAATTGTCGAGCTTGCGGAAAGCGAAGAACTGTATAACAATCCGTTGCATCCTTATACCAAATCCTTGCTTTCCGCTATCCCCATCCCCGATCCACGGGTTGAAGCAAACAAGCAAAGATGGCGCGAAGAAGATCGTGTGAGTACGGACCGTTACCATGTGAGAAATTCAAAATTAGTGGAAGTGACAGCAGGCCATTGGGTGGCACAAGTGGCGGAGTAA